A stretch of the Pygocentrus nattereri isolate fPygNat1 chromosome 29, fPygNat1.pri, whole genome shotgun sequence genome encodes the following:
- the LOC108415462 gene encoding H-2 class II histocompatibility antigen, A-Q alpha chain-like, with protein MKLCLILVCAALQYTEAKNVHKDLVLTLCSDTDRDKEMICGLDGEEMFHSDFFQEKGVMTLPQFANPSFFLEGDYEQAVYNMGFCRQNLDVCIEGHNYPAEVKVAPQSSIYSKYDVQLGSKNTLICYVTGFYPPHVGVQWTRNNINVTSEATLSRNYPTSDGTFKLVSTLSFTPEEGDIYTCTVEHTALDRPLTRTWDVQVALPGVGPAVFCGVGLAAGLLGVAVGTFFIVKGNNCN; from the exons ATGAAGCTGTGTTTGATTCTCGTCTGTGCAGCTCTTCAATACACAGAGGCTAAAA aTGTACACAAGGACCTCGTATTAACCCTGTGCTCTGATAcagatagagacaaagagatgATATGTGGGCTTGATGGAGAAGAAATGTTTCACTCTGACTTCTTTCAGGAGAAAGGAGTGATGACCCTACCGCAGTTCGCTAATCCTTCCTTCTTTTTGGAAGGAGATTATGAACAGGCTGTTTATAATATGGGGTTCTGTAGACAGAACTTGGATGTTTGTATAGAAGGTCACAATTACCCTGCAGAAGTGAAGG TTGCCCCTCAGAGTTCAATCTACTCCAAGTACGATGTTCAGCTGGGCTCTAAAAACACCCTCATCTGTTACGTCACTGGATTCTACCCACCCCATGTTGGAGTACAGTGGACCAGGAACAACATCAATGTGACGAGTGAAGCCACTCTTAGTAGAAATTATCCAACCAGTGATGGAACTTTCAAGCTGGTCTCCACTCTGAGCTTCACTCCAGAGGAGGGCGACATCTACACCTGCACTGTGGAGCACACGGCCCTGGACAGACCACTGACCAGAACATGGG ATGTGCAGGTGGCTCTGCCCGGTGTGGGTCCAgctgtgttctgtggagtggGTCTGGCTGCTGGACTGCTGGGAGTCGCTGTTGGAACTTTCTTCATCGTCAAAGGAAACAACTGTAACTGA